Part of the Thiohalophilus sp. genome is shown below.
GAAACTGGATGCTTGATCACCCCTCCCTGGCCCTCCCCTTGAAGGGGAGGGGAATAAAATATTAGACGCGAGAGCCCGCTTTCAAAATTCAGGCTGCCCGAAGGGCGATCATTTTGATAGAAGCTGGATGCTTGATCACCTCACCCTGACCCTCCCCTTCAAGGGGAGGGGAATAAAATATTAGACGCGAGAGTATCGCGCCCGCGGGGCGCTCCTACAGAACATTTTGAAGCAGCCGGGTGCCCGATACCACGAAGTTACGCCGAACGTAGCTCTTCGCGAATAACTCGACGCAGCGTTTCTTCATCCAGCGGACCGGGACTTTTGCCAAGAAAATCACGTAGAGCTTGATTAATCAGGGTTTGGTAACCTGAACCGGATTCATCTGCCAGCTTGCGAAAGGTTTCAACCACGTCATCATCCAGATATATGGTGATACGAGTTTTACCTTTCGGTTTTATCACCGGGCCGCGTTTGGCCTTTTTAAAATCATATTCCTTTTTCATAAACATTCATCTCTTTGCGAGTGGCAAGGCGCGCCGATATGATTCGAATCGTATCGCCACGGTAGGTATACACGACCACTAACACGCGCCCCACAGTATCTTCACCCATTGCGATGTAGCGATCTTCACCTTCAGCATCCTGGTCCTCCATCGAAAGGGCCAGAGGATCGAACAGGACGGCTTCTGCATCCGAGAAGTGGATCCCGTGTTTCCGTAAATTCGCCTTAGCCTTGGCTGGATCCCATCTTACGTCCATGCAGCAAGTATATGCATATATTATACATATATCAAGGATATCCGTGATTTTTGCTTATTCATGAAAGAGTCGTGTCATTTTTTTAACTCTGCGTTCTCTGCGCCTTTGTACCCATACAACGGGCATCAACGTCCCTGCGTTGGATCTTTTTTGCGCCGCAGCCAGAGTTTTTCCAGTTCGAGGATGGCGAACAGGCCGATGCCGATCAGGATGATCTCGACGCCGTGGATGAAATCGACCGGGCGGGTGTCGAAGAAGCGTTCCATGAACGGCGCGTAGGTGAAGATCAACTGCAACACGGCGACCACGGCCACGGCGATGATCGCGGCGCGGGAGTTGAACATGCGCTGCCAGGTCAGCGACGGGGTGCGTAAAAAGCGCACACTGAACAGGTAGAAGACTTCCATCACCACCAGCGTATTCACCGCGTAGGTGCGGGCCTCTTCCAGGCTGGCGCCGTGGGTCGTCGCCCAGCCAAAGATGCCGAACACGCCGGCGGCCATCAGGATCGACACCAGGGCGATGCGCCAGACCAGAAAGCGGGACAGCATCGCCTCGCCGGCATCGCGCGGCGGCCGGCGCATGGTATCGGGTTCGGTGGCCTCGAACGCCAGCGCCATGGCCAGCGCCACCGAGCTGACCATGTTGACCCACAGGATCTGCACCGGCGAGATCGGCAGGGTAAAGCCGAACAGCACCGCGATCAGGATACTCATCGCCTCGCCGCCGTTGATCGGCAATAAAAACACGATGGCTTTTTTCAGGTTGTCGTAAACCGTGCGGCCCTGTTCCACCGCATGGGCGATGGAGGCAAAGTTGTCGTCGGCGATGACCATCTCCGAGGCATCCTTGGCCGCCTCGGTGCCCTTGTGACCCATGGCGATGCCGACGTCGGCACGCTTGAGCGCCGGGGCGTCGTTGACCCCGTCGCCGGTCATGGCGACGATCGCGCCCTGCTCTTGTAAAAGCGTGACCAGGCGCAGTTTGTGTTCGGGACTGACCCGCGCGTAGACATCCACCTCGCCGACCCGCCGGGCCAGTTCGGTGTCATCCATGGTTTCCAGTTCCTGGCCGGTGATCACCTCGGCGCTGTTGTTGAGCTTGAGCTGCGCGGCGATCGCCCGCGCGGTGCCGCCATGATCGCCGGTGATCATCTTCACGCGGATACCGGCCTGCCGGCAATCGGCCACGGCCTGGATGGCTTCCTCGCGCGGCGGATCGATCAGGCCGAACAGGCCAAGCAGGAGCAAATCCGATTCCACATCGTCGAAATCGACTTCGTGCGCGTGATCGGGCATCGCCTTGCAGGCCACCGCCAGCACCCGCTGGCCCTGATCGGCCAGCGCGT
Proteins encoded:
- a CDS encoding BrnA antitoxin family protein — its product is MKKEYDFKKAKRGPVIKPKGKTRITIYLDDDVVETFRKLADESGSGYQTLINQALRDFLGKSPGPLDEETLRRVIREELRSA
- a CDS encoding BrnT family toxin is translated as MDVRWDPAKAKANLRKHGIHFSDAEAVLFDPLALSMEDQDAEGEDRYIAMGEDTVGRVLVVVYTYRGDTIRIISARLATRKEMNVYEKGI